The Aquila chrysaetos chrysaetos chromosome 6, bAquChr1.4, whole genome shotgun sequence genome window below encodes:
- the LOC115343017 gene encoding heterogeneous nuclear ribonucleoprotein U-like protein 2 — translation MDKKETPVQWHIKRRYYTRILLQRGGGGEQLPSCPGDGGERQVPRAVPQERQPRGILNGETRSGAATGAGERGEGGKEEEEEEEEEEEEEEGRRRAEGPGSRALPPPAFPHARTHRTGTQQRSQARAAYQYPLLPLEDGGHPVTRQEVAFIPLLPWHAGREENNGGREENNGEREPPTASSRAPAPPWPTQAGGHRPRGPAPGDARGLARRRRSGTGVGERHGALRPGLRGGILYTSVSSQSSPCPE, via the exons gaggaggcggcggggagcAGCTCCCCTCTTGCCCGGGCGACGGCGGCGAGCGGCAGGTTCCCCGCGCGGTGCCTCAAGAGCGGCAGCCCAGGGGCATTTTGAACGGGGAGACAAGGAGCGGGGCGGCgaccggggcgggggagcgtggggagggggggaaggaggaggaggaggaggaggaggaggaggaggaggaggaggaggggcggcggcgggctgaGGGTCCAGGCAGCCGAGCGCTGCCTCCGCCTGCCTTCCCTCACGCACGCACGCACCGAACGGGCACCCAGCAACGCAGCCAGGCCAGAGCCGCATACCAGTATCCGCTCTTACCATTGGAGGACGGAGGACACCCCGTGACCCGGCAGGAG gtCGCCTTCATCCCCCTGCTGCCATGGCACGCTGGGCGTGAGGAAAATAATGGGGGCCGTGAGGAAAATAATGGGGAGCGTGAGCCCCCCACGGCCTCGTCCCGAGCCCCGGCACCCCCGTGGCCCACGCAGGCGGGTGGGCATCGGCCACGCGGCCCAGCCCCGGGAGACGCACGAGGCCTGGCGCGAAGGCGGAGGAGCGGCACCGGTGTCGGTGAACGGCACGGTGCCCTTCGGCCGGGGCTCCGCGGCGGTATTTTGTACACGAGTGTTTCTTCCCAGTCGTCTCCTTGCCCTGAATAA